One segment of Nocardioides sp. QY071 DNA contains the following:
- a CDS encoding RNA-binding protein, with the protein MLADALEHLVRGVVDHPDDVVVRDKQLRRGAVLEVRVHPDDLGKVIGRSGRTATAFRTVISAIAGNSSTRIDFVDTDRR; encoded by the coding sequence ATGCTGGCTGACGCGCTGGAGCACCTCGTCCGCGGAGTGGTCGACCACCCCGACGACGTGGTCGTGCGCGACAAGCAGCTGCGCCGTGGCGCCGTGCTCGAGGTCCGGGTCCACCCCGACGACCTCGGCAAGGTGATCGGTCGCAGCGGTCGCACCGCGACCGCGTTCCGCACGGTGATCTCCGCGATCGCCGGCAACAGCAGCACCCGGATCGACTTCGTCGACACCGACCGCCGCTGA
- the rpsP gene encoding 30S ribosomal protein S16 yields MAVKIRLKRLGKVRVPQYRIVIVDSRKKRDGAVIEEIGKYHPKEDPSYIDVVSERAQYWLGVGAQPSEAVARILEITGDWQKFKGIDGAEGTLKVKEPKRDKLEIFNEALKEAASEPKASATTAKKKAEKKADKVEDKVEDKVEDKVEEAPAEAAAEETTDAPAETPEA; encoded by the coding sequence GTGGCCGTCAAGATTCGTCTGAAGCGCCTGGGCAAGGTCCGGGTCCCGCAGTACCGCATCGTCATCGTCGACTCGCGCAAGAAGCGCGACGGCGCGGTGATCGAGGAGATCGGCAAGTACCACCCCAAGGAGGACCCGTCGTACATCGACGTCGTCTCCGAGCGGGCGCAGTACTGGCTCGGCGTCGGCGCGCAGCCGTCCGAGGCCGTCGCCCGGATCCTCGAGATCACCGGTGACTGGCAGAAGTTCAAGGGCATCGACGGCGCCGAGGGCACCCTCAAGGTCAAGGAGCCCAAGCGCGACAAGCTCGAGATCTTCAACGAGGCCCTCAAGGAGGCCGCCAGCGAGCCCAAGGCTTCGGCGACCACCGCCAAGAAGAAGGCCGAGAAGAAGGCTGACAAGGTCGAGGACAAGGTCGAGGACAAGGTCGAGGACAAGGTCGAGGAGGCGCCCGCCGAGGCGGCTGCCGAGGAGACCACCGACGCCCCGGCCGAGACCCCCGAGGCCTGA